A part of Bacillus thuringiensis genomic DNA contains:
- the hisD gene encoding histidinol dehydrogenase, whose protein sequence is MEIVCEDFQKALSKIKLLRENANIIEETVQRSVSEIVQNVRENRDEALSFYTNKFDGVEMDEFRVSEDEIKRASIFIENSFLEALQEAKKNIISYHEKQKRQSIFDCESKGIIRGQIIRPLENVGVYVPGGTASYPSSVLMNVLPAKLAGVKKIVMVTPPREGGVDPYILVAASLAGVDEIYTIGGAQAIAALAYGTESIPKVDKIVGPGNLYVALAKREVYGIVNIDMIAGPSEIVVIADETGNAKYIAADLLSQAEHDERATAICITTNIELAKEVEKEIDRQLETLPRSEIARESINRNGAICIVPSLDEALQLSNEIAPEHLELHIKEPMNALAYVKHAGSIFLGPYAPEPLGDYLAGPNHVLPTSGTARFFSPLSVDDFVKKSSFLSYTEEALRDVQHHIVELANKEGLHAHARAIQIRFEEEE, encoded by the coding sequence ATGGAGATAGTTTGTGAAGATTTTCAAAAGGCATTATCGAAAATAAAATTGCTACGAGAAAACGCTAATATAATAGAAGAAACTGTTCAAAGAAGTGTAAGCGAGATCGTTCAAAATGTAAGGGAGAATAGGGATGAGGCCTTATCTTTTTATACAAACAAGTTTGATGGTGTGGAGATGGATGAGTTTCGTGTAAGTGAAGACGAAATAAAACGAGCGAGTATATTTATAGAAAATTCATTTTTAGAAGCGTTACAAGAGGCGAAGAAAAACATTATTTCGTATCACGAAAAGCAAAAAAGGCAATCCATATTCGATTGCGAGAGTAAAGGCATCATTAGGGGACAAATCATTCGGCCGTTAGAAAATGTAGGAGTATATGTGCCAGGGGGAACTGCTTCGTATCCTTCTTCAGTATTAATGAATGTATTGCCAGCAAAACTCGCAGGTGTGAAAAAGATTGTAATGGTAACACCGCCGAGAGAAGGAGGTGTTGACCCCTATATTTTAGTTGCAGCAAGTCTTGCAGGGGTAGATGAAATTTATACAATAGGTGGTGCGCAAGCAATTGCTGCTTTAGCATACGGGACGGAATCGATTCCGAAAGTAGATAAAATAGTTGGACCAGGAAATTTGTATGTCGCTCTAGCGAAACGAGAAGTATACGGAATAGTAAATATCGATATGATTGCTGGACCGTCAGAGATTGTAGTTATTGCTGATGAAACCGGTAATGCAAAATATATCGCTGCTGATTTATTATCACAAGCAGAACATGACGAGAGAGCAACGGCAATTTGTATTACAACGAATATAGAGTTAGCAAAAGAAGTGGAAAAAGAGATAGATAGACAGTTAGAAACATTACCAAGAAGCGAAATTGCACGTGAATCGATAAATAGAAATGGAGCCATTTGTATCGTTCCTTCTTTAGATGAGGCACTCCAATTATCGAATGAAATTGCTCCAGAACATTTAGAGTTACATATAAAAGAACCGATGAATGCTCTAGCTTATGTGAAACATGCAGGATCTATCTTTCTTGGACCATACGCACCGGAACCGCTCGGTGATTATTTAGCAGGACCGAATCATGTGTTACCGACAAGTGGAACGGCAAGGTTTTTCTCACCGTTATCAGTCGATGATTTCGTGAAAAAATCAAGCTTTCTGTCTTATACGGAGGAAGCGTTAAGAGATGTACAGCATCATATTGTAGAACTTGCCAATAAAGAAGGGTTACATGCGCATGCGAGAGCAATTCAAATAAGATTTGAGGAGGAAGAATAA
- the hisB gene encoding imidazoleglycerol-phosphate dehydratase HisB: MRESSQIRETTETKIKLSLQLDEGKDVSVQTGVGFFDHMLTLFAKHGRFGLQVEAEGDVFVDAHHTVEDVGIVLGNCLKEALQNKEAINRYGSAYVPMDESLGFVAIDISGRSYIVFQGELTNPKLGDFDTELTEEFFRAVAHAANITLHARILYGSNTHHKVEALFKAFGRALREAVDKNANITGVNSTKGML; this comes from the coding sequence ATGCGTGAGTCTAGTCAAATACGTGAGACGACAGAAACAAAAATAAAGTTAAGTTTGCAGCTTGATGAAGGAAAGGATGTTTCTGTACAAACGGGAGTAGGGTTTTTTGATCATATGCTAACTTTATTTGCAAAGCATGGAAGATTCGGCTTGCAAGTGGAGGCGGAAGGCGATGTATTCGTTGATGCGCATCATACAGTTGAAGATGTTGGAATTGTACTCGGGAATTGTTTGAAAGAAGCATTGCAAAATAAAGAGGCGATTAACCGTTATGGCTCTGCGTATGTACCAATGGATGAATCTTTAGGTTTTGTCGCAATTGATATAAGCGGACGCTCGTATATTGTATTTCAAGGAGAATTAACGAATCCGAAGCTAGGGGATTTTGATACAGAACTAACAGAAGAATTTTTTAGAGCAGTTGCGCATGCTGCAAATATTACGTTACATGCTCGCATTTTATACGGAAGCAATACACATCACAAAGTTGAAGCATTATTTAAAGCATTTGGTCGAGCACTTAGGGAAGCGGTTGATAAAAATGCCAACATTACTGGTGTAAATTCAACGAAAGGGATGTTGTAA
- the hisH gene encoding imidazole glycerol phosphate synthase subunit HisH — MIAIIDYGMGNIRSVEQALKYIGAAYIVTSDKEEIFRSDGVILPGVGAFPRAMDVLEETDLVRVLKEVGRSGKPLLGICLGMQLLFEKSEELQDCNGLSLLPGVIRKLKVPYKIPHMGWNELKKEGEIALWNGVEDGSFVYYVHSYYADCPNEIVYGISEYGVKVPGFVAKGNIYGAQFHPEKSGDIGMQMLKNFKGVVEAWKSSQLSM; from the coding sequence TTGATTGCTATTATAGATTATGGAATGGGAAATATTCGTAGTGTAGAACAAGCATTAAAATATATTGGAGCAGCGTACATCGTAACGAGTGATAAAGAAGAGATTTTTAGAAGTGATGGAGTGATTTTACCAGGAGTAGGTGCATTTCCGAGAGCGATGGATGTATTGGAAGAAACAGATTTAGTGCGTGTATTAAAAGAAGTAGGGCGTTCAGGAAAACCGCTTCTAGGCATTTGTTTAGGAATGCAGCTGTTATTTGAAAAAAGTGAGGAACTACAAGACTGTAACGGATTGAGCTTATTACCAGGTGTTATTCGAAAGCTAAAAGTCCCTTATAAAATTCCACATATGGGATGGAATGAGCTAAAGAAAGAGGGAGAAATAGCGCTTTGGAATGGAGTAGAGGACGGTTCTTTCGTATATTATGTCCACTCTTATTACGCAGATTGTCCAAATGAAATTGTGTATGGAATAAGTGAATATGGGGTGAAAGTACCTGGTTTTGTAGCAAAAGGAAATATATACGGCGCACAGTTTCATCCTGAAAAAAGTGGTGACATTGGGATGCAAATGTTGAAAAATTTCAAAGGGGTGGTAGAAGCATGGAAATCTTCCCAGCTATCGATGTAA
- the hisA gene encoding 1-(5-phosphoribosyl)-5-[(5-phosphoribosylamino)methylideneamino]imidazole-4-carboxamide isomerase → MEIFPAIDVKEGRCVRLYQGEFSKETVMNEDPVAQAIIFEKLGAKTLHIVDLDGAVAGESVNLLVIERICKAVRIPVQVGGGIRSLIAVERLLSVGVDKVILGTAALYDKAFLEEAVLLYKEKIIVGIDAKNGFVATRGWLDVSEISYIDLAKQMENVGVQTIVFTDISKDGTLAGPNIEQLGLLQKSVAIRLIASGGVASIQDVKKLNDMNIYGVIIGKALYEKTIDLEEVLEVTKLC, encoded by the coding sequence ATGGAAATCTTCCCAGCTATCGATGTAAAAGAGGGGCGATGCGTTAGGCTTTATCAAGGAGAGTTTAGTAAAGAAACAGTAATGAATGAAGATCCGGTTGCGCAAGCGATTATATTCGAAAAATTGGGAGCAAAAACACTACACATTGTTGATTTAGATGGTGCAGTTGCTGGCGAGTCAGTAAATTTGCTCGTTATTGAAAGAATTTGCAAGGCAGTACGTATTCCTGTGCAAGTTGGAGGCGGAATTCGATCACTTATAGCGGTAGAGAGGTTATTGTCAGTAGGTGTAGATAAAGTGATTTTAGGAACAGCTGCTCTTTATGATAAGGCATTTTTAGAAGAAGCAGTTCTTCTATATAAAGAAAAAATCATTGTTGGCATTGATGCGAAAAATGGTTTCGTAGCAACGAGAGGCTGGCTTGATGTGTCTGAAATTTCTTATATTGATTTAGCAAAGCAAATGGAGAATGTAGGTGTTCAAACGATTGTGTTTACAGACATTTCGAAAGACGGGACACTTGCAGGGCCGAATATAGAGCAATTGGGGTTACTACAAAAAAGCGTTGCTATTCGTCTTATTGCTTCTGGAGGAGTGGCATCTATTCAAGATGTGAAAAAGTTAAATGATATGAATATATACGGCGTCATAATTGGTAAGGCTCTTTACGAGAAAACGATTGATTTAGAAGAAGTGTTAGAGGTAACAAAGTTATGTTAG
- the hisF gene encoding imidazoleglycerol phosphate synthase cyclase subunit gives MLAKRIIPCLDVKEGRVVKGVNFIGLQDVGDPVEIAALYNDAGADEIVFLDITATHEGRKTIIDVVEKTASKVFIPLTVGGGISSVKDMYNLLRAGADKVSINSAAVRNPKLIEEGAEHFGSQCIVVAIDARKVAEGKWNVYVNGGRVDTGMDAIEWAKHVTELGAGEILLTSMDADGTKNGYDLRLTEEISKSVSVPVIASGGCGHADHIIEVFQKTTVDAALAASIFHYGEATVQDVKRKLRNANVEVRL, from the coding sequence ATGTTAGCGAAACGTATTATTCCATGTCTAGATGTAAAAGAAGGGCGAGTTGTAAAGGGGGTAAATTTTATAGGGTTACAAGACGTCGGTGATCCTGTTGAAATAGCTGCTTTATATAATGATGCGGGAGCAGATGAAATTGTATTTTTAGATATTACGGCAACGCATGAAGGACGAAAAACGATTATAGATGTTGTAGAAAAAACAGCTTCGAAAGTATTTATTCCTCTTACAGTTGGCGGCGGGATTTCAAGTGTTAAAGATATGTACAATTTACTAAGAGCTGGAGCAGATAAAGTTTCAATCAACTCAGCAGCAGTACGAAATCCAAAGCTAATCGAAGAAGGGGCAGAACACTTTGGCTCACAATGTATTGTCGTAGCAATTGATGCTAGAAAAGTAGCAGAAGGTAAGTGGAATGTATATGTGAACGGCGGAAGAGTTGATACGGGAATGGATGCAATCGAGTGGGCAAAGCATGTTACCGAGCTAGGCGCAGGCGAAATTTTATTAACGAGTATGGATGCAGATGGAACGAAAAACGGATATGACCTTCGTTTAACAGAAGAAATTTCAAAAAGTGTTTCCGTACCAGTCATTGCGTCAGGCGGATGTGGTCATGCTGATCACATTATAGAAGTTTTTCAAAAGACAACAGTTGATGCAGCACTTGCGGCATCAATCTTTCATTATGGTGAGGCGACAGTGCAGGACGTAAAGAGAAAATTAAGAAATGCAAATGTTGAGGTGCGGTTATGA
- the hisI gene encoding phosphoribosyl-AMP cyclohydrolase codes for MKPNFSKGLLPAVVIEEDTKEVLMLAYMNEEAYEKTLETKKTWFYSRSRQSLWNKGETSGNIQYVQSLYLDCDQDSIVVVVKQVGPACHTGEKTCFHYKII; via the coding sequence ATGAAACCTAACTTTTCAAAAGGATTACTACCGGCAGTTGTCATTGAAGAGGATACGAAAGAAGTTTTAATGCTAGCTTATATGAATGAAGAAGCGTATGAAAAGACGCTAGAAACGAAAAAAACGTGGTTTTATTCCCGTTCGAGACAATCGTTATGGAATAAGGGAGAAACATCGGGAAACATCCAATATGTTCAATCCTTGTATTTAGACTGTGATCAAGATTCAATCGTTGTTGTCGTAAAGCAAGTTGGGCCTGCTTGCCATACGGGAGAAAAAACGTGTTTTCACTACAAAATTATATAG
- the hisE gene encoding phosphoribosyl-ATP diphosphatase: protein MENVFKLLYETIEERKENPLPESYTNYLFSKGEDKILKKIGEECTEVIIASKNNDKEELVKEMVDVLYHCFVLLAEKNIALEDVTREVKERNGKLSRVGDRKEIDTL, encoded by the coding sequence ATGGAAAATGTTTTTAAGTTGCTGTATGAAACAATTGAAGAACGAAAGGAAAATCCACTTCCTGAATCATATACAAATTATTTATTTTCAAAAGGAGAAGATAAAATTTTAAAGAAAATTGGTGAGGAGTGTACTGAAGTAATCATTGCTTCTAAAAATAACGATAAAGAAGAACTAGTAAAAGAAATGGTCGATGTATTGTATCACTGTTTTGTTCTCTTGGCTGAAAAAAATATTGCACTGGAAGATGTCACGCGAGAAGTGAAAGAAAGAAATGGAAAGCTTTCGAGAGTAGGAGATCGAAAAGAAATAGATACATTATAA
- a CDS encoding histidinol phosphate phosphatase domain-containing protein — MKVDYHLHLEEGPYSIGWLAKINEALEYYEPLQEERHSIDWLMKTQERLQRRVKEGPFTAKWIDLYLEEALRKGIKEVGIVDHFYRFHEAKGYYEKYVDISDSKLGLLQKEWLDQVRVVSLYDFTKAIEEAKERWSKRGVTLKLGIEADYFIGGEQELQSLLALGDFDYVIGSVHFLNGWGFDNPDTKEYFKEHDLYALYDTFFKTVECAVRSELFDIIAHLDNIKVFNYRLDENEQLSYYKEIARALVETNTATEINAGLYYRYPVHEMCPSPLYLQVLAKHGVPITLSSDAHYPHDLGKYVEENIKTLRNHDIAHLATFTKRVRTMRLLEEEVSISK, encoded by the coding sequence ATGAAAGTGGATTATCACCTTCATTTAGAAGAAGGACCTTATTCAATAGGGTGGCTTGCTAAAATAAATGAGGCTCTGGAATATTATGAGCCGCTTCAAGAAGAAAGGCATTCTATCGATTGGCTTATGAAAACACAAGAACGCCTGCAAAGACGTGTGAAGGAAGGGCCGTTTACAGCAAAGTGGATTGATTTATATTTAGAAGAAGCGCTGCGAAAAGGTATAAAAGAAGTTGGCATTGTGGATCATTTCTATCGTTTTCATGAGGCGAAAGGATATTATGAAAAATATGTAGATATTAGTGATTCAAAGCTTGGTCTTTTACAGAAGGAATGGTTAGACCAAGTAAGAGTAGTTTCACTATATGATTTTACAAAGGCAATTGAAGAGGCGAAAGAACGATGGAGTAAACGGGGGGTAACACTAAAACTTGGAATTGAAGCGGATTATTTTATTGGTGGTGAACAAGAATTACAATCTTTACTGGCATTAGGAGACTTTGATTATGTAATTGGTTCTGTTCATTTTTTAAATGGATGGGGATTTGATAATCCAGATACGAAAGAATATTTTAAGGAACATGACTTATATGCTTTATATGATACGTTTTTCAAAACGGTTGAGTGTGCAGTTCGCTCTGAGTTATTTGATATTATAGCTCATCTTGATAACATAAAAGTATTTAATTATCGGTTAGATGAGAATGAGCAACTTTCGTATTATAAGGAAATTGCGCGTGCATTAGTAGAAACAAATACGGCAACGGAAATAAATGCGGGATTGTACTATCGCTATCCTGTGCACGAAATGTGTCCGAGTCCGCTATATTTACAAGTATTAGCTAAGCATGGCGTTCCGATTACTCTCTCCTCAGACGCTCATTATCCGCATGATTTAGGAAAATATGTGGAAGAGAATATAAAGACGTTACGTAATCATGATATAGCTCACTTAGCTACATTTACGAAACGAGTCAGAACGATGAGATTACTGGAAGAAGAAGTATCAATTTCAAAATGA
- a CDS encoding YozQ family protein, with translation MAKQQNKQNVQGVQQQAYTSETNAASQSVIEEQISDTVAEGTIDVKLGKESQEKA, from the coding sequence ATGGCGAAACAACAAAATAAACAAAATGTACAAGGTGTACAGCAACAAGCTTATACTTCTGAAACGAATGCTGCATCTCAATCAGTTATTGAGGAGCAAATTAGCGATACAGTTGCAGAAGGAACAATTGATGTGAAGCTCGGAAAAGAATCGCAGGAAAAAGCGTAA